One window of Phycisphaeraceae bacterium genomic DNA carries:
- a CDS encoding Gfo/Idh/MocA family oxidoreductase, protein MPDSTNGTNASSVGTNGRTLRCGAVGVGRMGQHHARVYATEPGCQLVGVVDSSPDRAAEIAKKFNCRAFPTEQALLDAGVDAVSIAVPTTAHYKSAEPFLKNRVACLIEKPLAADAKTANALKDLAESAGACLMVGHIERFNPIMRAMQRATAEASQITPRFIEVHRVSPMSFRSVDVGVVMDMMIHDLDVVLMLMGGQEPDEIQASGVAVITEHEDICNARLVWRRPSGNCVANITGSRLALKTERVTRITGEDAYIKIDYGNKNGVIIRRLANEIQMNEVREQIRNGSDLTMLKWHELVNVENLAIDDGEPIVMEIREFLGAVRDGRRPTIDASAGSINVRVAERIVEAIKENR, encoded by the coding sequence ATGCCCGATTCGACCAACGGGACGAACGCCTCATCCGTAGGAACGAACGGCCGGACGCTGCGTTGCGGAGCCGTCGGCGTCGGTCGCATGGGCCAGCACCACGCACGCGTCTACGCGACCGAGCCAGGGTGCCAACTCGTCGGCGTCGTCGATTCCAGCCCCGACCGTGCGGCGGAGATCGCCAAGAAATTCAACTGCCGCGCCTTCCCAACCGAACAGGCCCTCCTCGATGCCGGCGTCGACGCCGTTTCCATCGCCGTCCCCACAACCGCGCACTACAAGTCCGCCGAGCCCTTCCTGAAGAACCGCGTCGCCTGCCTCATCGAGAAGCCTCTCGCCGCTGACGCGAAAACCGCCAACGCGCTCAAGGACCTTGCCGAGTCCGCCGGCGCATGCCTCATGGTCGGCCATATCGAGCGCTTCAACCCCATCATGCGGGCCATGCAGCGGGCGACCGCCGAAGCCAGCCAGATCACGCCCCGCTTCATCGAGGTCCACCGCGTCAGCCCCATGTCCTTCCGCTCCGTCGACGTCGGCGTCGTCATGGACATGATGATCCACGACCTCGACGTCGTCCTCATGCTCATGGGTGGCCAGGAACCCGACGAGATCCAGGCCTCCGGCGTCGCGGTCATCACAGAGCATGAGGACATCTGCAACGCCCGTCTCGTCTGGCGCCGGCCCAGCGGCAACTGCGTCGCCAACATCACCGGCAGCCGCCTGGCCCTCAAGACCGAGCGCGTCACACGCATCACCGGCGAGGACGCCTACATCAAGATCGACTACGGAAACAAGAACGGCGTCATCATTCGGCGTCTGGCCAACGAGATCCAGATGAACGAAGTGCGTGAGCAGATCCGCAACGGCTCGGACCTCACCATGCTCAAGTGGCACGAACTGGTCAACGTCGAGAACCTCGCGATCGACGATGGCGAGCCGATCGTCATGGAGATCCGGGAGTTCCTGGGCGCGGTCCGCGACGGCCGCCGCCCCACCATCGACGCGAGCGCGGGCTCCATCAACGTCCGCGTCGCCGAGCGCATCGTCGAGGCGATCAAAGAGAACCGATGA
- the trxA gene encoding thioredoxin → MAGANTKTFTDDNFDQEVLQSKVPVLVDFWAEWCMPCKMLAPFIDQLADELGEKAKIGKIDTDNNRAVGVRYGIQAIPTVIIFKDGQPVEKFVGLTDKARLAQALERAAG, encoded by the coding sequence ATGGCAGGCGCAAACACCAAGACGTTCACCGACGACAACTTCGATCAGGAAGTTCTCCAGTCCAAGGTCCCCGTTCTTGTAGACTTCTGGGCCGAGTGGTGCATGCCCTGCAAGATGCTCGCTCCGTTCATCGATCAGCTCGCCGACGAACTCGGCGAGAAGGCAAAGATCGGCAAGATCGACACCGACAACAACCGCGCCGTCGGTGTCCGCTACGGCATCCAGGCCATCCCCACCGTCATCATCTTCAAGGATGGCCAACCCGTCGAGAAGTTCGTCGGCCTGACGGACAAGGCCCGTCTCGCCCAGGCACTCGAGCGCGCCGCCGGCTGA
- the folP gene encoding dihydropteroate synthase — MPERTSTPPDTWPLSSGLAISLTHPRLIAILNLTPDSFYDGGLLHTPADAVRAAHHAALAGADALDIGGESTRPGAGRVSAQEQIARVVPAIKAIRAEGGILGTIPISIDTTLAEVARAALDAGAQIINDVSGATEDPAILSIAASSGAGLILMHRALAPDQDRYSTSYAPSEAPIQGDAVEHVRLALHALMQQAVEAGVDPERIVLDPGLGFGKTVEQNAMLIRRTQELLTLGRPILSALSRKSFVGAFAAEPPLPLDQRLPATLACSIAHFHAGARLFRVHDVAAHAQALRVARHLAQPNS; from the coding sequence ATGCCGGAACGAACGTCCACCCCCCCGGATACCTGGCCGCTCTCTTCGGGCCTCGCCATCTCCCTCACCCACCCACGCCTCATCGCCATCCTCAACCTCACGCCCGATTCCTTCTACGACGGCGGACTCCTCCACACGCCCGCCGACGCCGTCCGTGCCGCACACCACGCGGCCCTCGCCGGAGCGGACGCGCTCGACATCGGGGGTGAATCCACACGCCCCGGCGCCGGTCGCGTCAGCGCACAAGAACAGATCGCCCGCGTCGTCCCCGCGATCAAGGCGATCAGGGCCGAAGGGGGCATCCTCGGCACCATCCCCATCAGCATCGACACCACGCTCGCCGAGGTCGCACGCGCCGCCCTCGATGCGGGCGCACAGATCATCAACGATGTCTCAGGCGCGACAGAAGACCCCGCCATCCTCTCCATCGCCGCTTCAAGCGGGGCCGGGCTCATCCTCATGCACCGCGCCCTCGCGCCGGATCAGGACAGATACTCCACGTCCTACGCACCCTCAGAAGCACCCATCCAAGGCGACGCCGTCGAGCACGTCCGACTCGCCCTGCACGCCCTTATGCAACAAGCGGTCGAAGCCGGCGTCGATCCGGAACGCATCGTCCTCGACCCCGGGCTCGGCTTCGGCAAGACCGTCGAGCAGAACGCGATGCTCATCCGCAGAACCCAGGAACTTCTCACGCTCGGACGCCCCATCCTCTCCGCCCTCAGCCGCAAAAGTTTCGTCGGCGCGTTCGCAGCAGAGCCCCCGCTCCCGCTCGATCAACGACTCCCGGCCACGCTCGCCTGCTCCATCGCGCACTTCCACGCCGGGGCACGCCTCTTCCGCGTCCACGACGTGGCGGCACACGCACAAGCCCTCCGCGTTGCCCGGCACCTCGCCCAGCCCAATTCCTGA
- a CDS encoding FHA domain-containing protein — MLTLVVIHGPDKGRRFELPGNVPQLIGRSSEALPISDTTVSRRHAELTPDRGTWWIRDLDSHNGTLVNGARIEERRRLSEGDQIRVGETVFRVGDRLTREHADAVRLMLPHEMDASVQRTLESSEDSMILPSEDPSAAAREHLRLIYRLTSLTTQITDRLKLLESVMDLAFSELRPERGFIMLKDDDAEGTLRPLVVRHRTAPGRGEDPRIQVSRTILQHCVRRGEGLLTSNAMADPRFSGVPGGAGGGDSIQRFHIRSALCSPIRFKDRTFGAVYLDSSAAAGTFTPAHLALLNAIALHTGLALAHLESYQQRLHTERLAAMGETMATLSHSIKNIMQGMRGGADVVEMGLKKDDLKIAKGGWTILRRNIDRIGRLTLNMLTYSKQRMLEIELTPLGAVIEDCAMLLEGQCKQRRIGMMLDLDQEMPPLHIDPHLMHQAILNLVTNAVEAVVDGTGIVTIRTTYRQPDAGAPGLGPSTEILVMDNGPGISTDRLQWIFEPFNSGKGSRGTGLGLAVTKRIVEEHGGRITVESEPGKGTTFRIYLPNDPNKAFDPAATTETGPIVDDLLRKL, encoded by the coding sequence ATGCTGACGCTGGTGGTCATCCATGGTCCGGACAAGGGGCGCCGGTTCGAGTTGCCGGGGAATGTCCCGCAGCTGATCGGGCGATCCAGCGAGGCCCTTCCCATCTCGGACACGACGGTCTCTCGGCGGCACGCGGAGCTGACGCCCGATCGCGGGACGTGGTGGATCCGCGATCTTGACTCGCACAACGGGACGCTCGTGAACGGGGCGCGGATCGAGGAGCGCCGGCGGCTCTCCGAGGGGGATCAGATCCGCGTCGGTGAGACGGTCTTCAGGGTGGGTGATCGTCTGACGCGGGAGCACGCGGACGCCGTGCGCCTCATGCTGCCCCATGAGATGGACGCGAGCGTGCAGCGGACGCTCGAATCGAGCGAGGACTCGATGATCCTTCCCTCGGAGGATCCATCGGCGGCGGCTCGCGAGCATCTGCGCCTGATCTATCGCCTGACCTCGTTGACGACGCAGATCACGGATCGTCTGAAGCTGCTCGAGTCGGTGATGGATCTTGCGTTCTCGGAGCTTCGGCCCGAGCGCGGGTTCATCATGCTGAAGGATGACGACGCCGAGGGGACGTTGCGCCCCCTGGTGGTGAGGCACCGGACCGCGCCGGGGCGGGGGGAGGATCCGCGGATCCAGGTGAGCCGCACGATCCTGCAGCACTGTGTGCGCCGGGGTGAGGGGCTCTTAACGAGCAACGCGATGGCGGACCCGAGATTCAGCGGCGTGCCCGGGGGGGCAGGGGGCGGGGACAGCATCCAGCGTTTCCATATTCGGTCCGCGCTCTGCTCGCCGATCAGGTTCAAGGATCGGACGTTCGGGGCGGTGTATCTGGACTCGTCCGCCGCGGCGGGCACGTTCACGCCGGCGCACCTCGCGCTGCTGAACGCGATCGCGCTGCACACGGGGCTGGCGCTTGCGCACCTTGAGTCGTACCAGCAGCGTCTGCACACGGAGCGTCTCGCGGCGATGGGGGAGACGATGGCGACGCTGTCGCACTCGATCAAGAACATCATGCAGGGGATGCGGGGCGGGGCGGATGTGGTGGAGATGGGGCTGAAGAAGGACGACCTGAAGATCGCGAAGGGTGGATGGACGATCCTCCGCAGGAACATCGACAGGATCGGGCGGCTGACGCTGAACATGCTGACGTACAGCAAGCAGCGGATGCTGGAGATCGAACTGACGCCGCTCGGGGCCGTGATCGAGGACTGCGCGATGCTGCTTGAGGGCCAGTGCAAGCAGCGTCGGATCGGGATGATGCTGGATCTGGACCAGGAGATGCCGCCGCTGCACATCGATCCGCACCTGATGCATCAGGCGATTCTGAATCTGGTGACGAACGCGGTCGAGGCGGTGGTGGATGGGACGGGGATCGTGACGATCCGCACGACGTACCGTCAGCCGGACGCGGGCGCGCCGGGGCTCGGTCCTTCGACGGAGATCCTGGTAATGGACAACGGGCCGGGGATTTCGACGGATCGGCTGCAGTGGATCTTCGAGCCGTTCAACTCGGGCAAGGGGTCACGCGGCACCGGGCTGGGGCTGGCCGTGACCAAGCGGATCGTCGAGGAGCACGGCGGGCGCATCACCGTTGAGTCCGAGCCGGGGAAGGGCACCACGTTTCGGATCTATCTTCCGAACGATCCGAACAAGGCGTTCGATCCCGCGGCGACGACCGAGACGGGGCCGATCGTGGATGACCTGCTGAGGAAACTGTGA
- a CDS encoding pirin family protein, with the protein MITVRKADDRAMTRIGWLDGRHTFSFGRSILSNDVPYADGFRSLLVVNDDRVRPGMGFSEHPHDNMEIITYVLDGQLAHKDSTGNAKSLAPGWIQRMSAGSGIRHSEFNPSPTDPLRLLQIWITPDRKNIRPSYEDREFKDADLRDRLALLAGPDGSGAPTLIHQDAFFYASRLSAGKAAAHPLHPDRHAFLHLAKGSITLNGHDLSEGDGVFIGDETEVAITAGDAGAEFILIEMA; encoded by the coding sequence ATGATCACTGTTCGCAAAGCGGATGACAGGGCCATGACTCGCATCGGCTGGCTCGACGGTCGCCACACCTTCTCCTTCGGACGCTCGATCCTCTCGAACGATGTGCCATACGCCGACGGCTTCCGCTCGCTCCTCGTCGTCAACGACGATCGCGTCCGCCCCGGCATGGGCTTCAGCGAGCACCCCCACGACAACATGGAGATCATCACCTACGTCCTCGACGGGCAACTCGCTCACAAGGACTCGACCGGCAACGCCAAGTCGCTCGCGCCGGGGTGGATCCAGCGGATGAGCGCGGGCAGCGGCATCCGACACTCAGAGTTCAACCCCTCGCCGACCGATCCGCTCCGTCTTCTGCAGATCTGGATCACGCCCGACCGCAAGAACATCCGACCTTCCTACGAGGACCGCGAGTTCAAGGATGCCGACCTGCGCGATCGCCTCGCGCTCCTCGCCGGCCCCGACGGCTCAGGCGCTCCGACACTCATCCACCAGGACGCCTTCTTCTACGCATCGCGCCTGAGCGCGGGCAAAGCCGCGGCACACCCGCTCCATCCAGACCGCCACGCCTTCCTCCACCTCGCCAAGGGCAGCATCACCCTCAACGGACACGATCTGTCCGAAGGCGACGGCGTCTTCATCGGCGATGAGACCGAGGTGGCCATCACCGCAGGCGATGCCGGCGCAGAGTTCATCCTGATCGAAATGGCCTGA
- a CDS encoding MarR family transcriptional regulator, whose protein sequence is MPSRSRKKATTNARGRGTRPAKNSRGRAAVDARASLQRELHKKSPFASISQEAYIALQRTSGILSADFQRLLKPHGLSEATYNVLRILRGAIAEDGTRTCSEIGEHMVTPVPDVTRLIDRLEDQGLVRRARDGNDRRITRVKITRAGLDILAALDKPVLRAHKEQLGHVSQRDLGQLLVLLAKIRRARSEP, encoded by the coding sequence ATGCCCAGCCGATCACGCAAGAAAGCAACAACCAATGCCCGCGGTCGCGGAACACGCCCCGCCAAGAACTCCCGCGGCCGCGCCGCCGTCGATGCGCGTGCCTCGCTGCAACGCGAACTCCACAAGAAGTCGCCGTTCGCCAGCATCTCCCAGGAGGCGTACATCGCCCTCCAGCGCACCTCGGGCATCCTCTCCGCCGACTTCCAGCGGCTTCTCAAGCCCCACGGGCTCTCCGAAGCCACATACAACGTGCTCAGGATCCTCCGCGGGGCAATCGCCGAAGACGGCACCCGCACATGCTCGGAGATCGGCGAGCACATGGTCACGCCCGTTCCCGATGTCACACGCCTGATCGATCGCCTGGAGGACCAGGGCTTGGTCAGACGCGCCCGCGATGGAAACGACCGCCGCATCACACGCGTGAAGATCACACGAGCGGGACTCGACATCCTCGCCGCACTGGATAAGCCGGTGCTCCGGGCCCACAAGGAACAGCTCGGCCACGTCTCGCAGCGCGATCTCGGACAACTCCTCGTCCTGCTCGCCAAGATCCGCCGCGCTCGCTCTGAGCCGTGA